One Oryza brachyantha chromosome 3, ObraRS2, whole genome shotgun sequence DNA segment encodes these proteins:
- the LOC102721342 gene encoding DNA repair endonuclease UVH1 produces MQTLVVMGRLWRRPTSPLQSVGSAARSTLLVVSPVSLPFFRGEGKDAAAAAMLPFEEQVVADLLEDPNGGLVVLSSGLPLASLASALLLQLYHQSPGGCFLILSAPDPLKDQIRRRLLQPNSQPLLQLHDVAPDLPAHHRVALYASRAALFLSPRALVADLLTHRLLPSHVHALLLLSAHRSSDTSSDAFVARLLRQHHLLPVYAFSDRPHAMVSGFAKAERTMKSLYIRRLHLWPRFHVLAAADLERAPPEVVDVRVPMTQPMRGIQAAILDAMDACLKELRRTNKVDVEDLTVDKGLFKSFDEIVRRQLDPIWHTLGKKTKQLVADLRTLRKLLDYLLRYDAVTYLKYLDTLRVSEGVRSVWIFADSSHKIFDLSKRRVYQVVRADGTKVAADSKGTPTKKRKVAHSSSRKGKETENEDSNDNKDNAQKVHAETGVVVEEILEESPKWKVLRELLQEIAEEQAKGDGDNVTPVHEDRLNESGIVLIACKDERSCLQLQECMSKGLHQVMRVEWEKYLLGKAELHGLHRKNKKTSQQPKGFGVLDGEVPMRSGESAGPVSISKLETNALLAAASEISTVTKEANRDDDSNVNCRKRGLVKGKGKFKKTMAKREANNLRNRNTTEHTNLEVEGQSVKTDEHEIDACKLSAEDDSASAPAVDKAVNCMSAFGDFVDAKPLPHVQFYALDSDHHVLDVWKPSVIIVYHPDITFVREIEVYKAENPSMKLKVYFLFYEDSAEVQKFESSIRRENEAFESLIRQKSLMMIPVDQNGRCIGPTLANEPEALLSQNSITRKAGGRKPPEKEMQVIVDMREFMSSLPNVLHQKGIRIIPVTLEVGDYVLSPLICVERKSIADLFQSFASGRLYNQIETMVRYYKIPVLLIEFSQDKSFSFQSASEIGDDVSPRNISSKLSLLVLHFPRLRIVWSRSLHATADIFLSLKTNQDEPDESKAMRVGVPSEDGVVENDVRAENYNTSAIEFLRRLPGVTDSNYRAIMEECNSLAEMALLPLERLSELMGSQKGARMLKEFLDAKCPTML; encoded by the exons ATGCAAACTTTGGTAGTAATGGGCCGGCTGTGGAGGAGGCCCACGAGCCCACTGCAGTCGGTCGGTAGCGCAGCGCGTTCTACTCTCCTCGTCGTCTCCCCCGTCTCTCTCCCATTCTTCCGAGGAGAAGGAaaggacgccgccgcggccgcgatGCTCCCGTTCGAGGAGCAGGTGGTGGCAGACCTCCTGGAGGACCCCAACGGCGGCCTGGTGGTCCTCTCATCCGGCCTCCCGCTCGCCTCCCTCGcctccgctctcctcctccagctctACCACCAATCCCCCGGCGGCTGCTTCCTGATCCTCTCCGCTCCCGACCCTCTCAAGGACcaaatccgccgccgcctcctccaacCCAACTCCCAGCCTCTCCTTCAGCTCCACGACGTGGCCCCCGACCTCCCCGCCCACCACCGCGTCGCCCTCTACGCCTCCCGCGCTGCGCTCTTCCTCTCCCCCCGCGCCCTTGtcgccgacctcctcacccACCGCCTTCTCCCCTCCCATGTCCACGCCCTTCTCCTTCTCTCCGCCCACCGCTCCTCCGACACCTCCTCCGACGCCTTCGTggctcgcctcctccgccagCACCACCTTCTCCCTGTCTACGCCTTCTCCGATCGCCCCCACGCCATGGTCTCCGGCTTCGCCAAGGCGGAGCGCACTATGAAGAGCCTCTACATCCGACGCCTCCACCTCTGGCCCCGCTTCCACGTTCTTGCTGCAGCAGACCTCGAGCGCGCCCCACCCGAGGTCGTCGACGTACGCGTCCCCATGACCCAGCCCATGAGGGGCATCCAGGCAGCCATCCTCGATGCCATGGACGCCTGCCTCAAGGAGCTGAGACGGACTAACAAGGTCGATGTCGAGGACCTCACCGTCGACAAGGGCCTCTTCAAGTCCTTTGATGAGATCGTCAGGAGGCAGCTCGACCCCATCTGGCACACGCTTGGCAAGAAGACCAAGCAGCTCGTCGCCGACCTCAGGACGCTACGCAAGTTGCTTGATTATCTTCTCAG GTATGACGCCGTGACATACTTGAAGTACCTAGACACACTCAGAGTATCTGAAGGCGTCCGATCTGTTTGGATCTTTGCTGATTCAAGCCACAAGATATTTGACCTTTCAAAAAGGCGTGTCTACCAGGTTGTGAGAGCAGACGGTACAAAGGTTGCTGCAGACAGCAAGGGCACACCAACAAAGAAGAGGAAGGTGGCACACAGTAGTAgcaggaaaggaaaagaaactg AAAACGAGGATTCCAATGATAACAAGGACAATGCTCAGAAGGTTCATGCGGAGACAGGCGTTGTAGTGGAGGAGATTTTAGAAGAATCGCCTAAATGGAAGGTTTTACGG GAACTGTTACAGGAGATAGCAGAAGAACAGGCAAAGGGAGATGGTGACAATGTAACACCTGTTCATGAAGACAGACTTAATGAGAGTGGCATAGTTTTGATAGCATGCAAAGATGAGCGGTCATGCTTGCAGCTGCAAGAATGTATGTCAAAAGGCTTGCATCAG GTCATGCGGGTCGAGTGGGAGAAATACTTGCTTGGCAAAGCTGAACTTCATGGATTACATAGAAAGAACAAGAAGACATCTCAGCAACCAAAAGGGTTTGGGGTTCTGGATGGGGAAGTTCCTATGAGGTCTGGTGAGAGTGCAGGTCCTGTTAGCATTAGCAAGCTTGAGACTAATGCCTTACTTGCGGCTGCCTCTGAAATAAGCACTGTAACCAAGGAAGCAAATCGTGATGATGATTCAAATGTCAACTGTAGGAAGAGAGGATTGGTAAAAGGAAAAGGTAAATTTAAGAAAACCATGGCAAAGAGAGAAGCCAATAACTTGAGAAACAGAAATACTACGGAACATACTAATTTGGAAGTTGAAGGTCAATCAGTAAAAACAGATGAACATGAGATTGATGCCTGTAAGTTGTCTGCAGAAGATGATTCTGCATCAGCTCCAGCTGTTGACAAAGCTGTTAACTGTATGTCTGCTTTTGGAGACTTTGTGGATGCCAAACCGCTACCTCATGTGCAATTTTATGCCCTAGACAGTGATCACCATGTACTTGATGTATGGAAACCTTCTGTAATTATTGTTTATCATCCAGATATAACATTTGTTAGAGAAATTGAAGTATACAAGGCAGAAAATCCATCGATGAAGTTGAAAGtatactttcttttttatgaagATTCTGCTGAGGTACAAAAATTTGAGTCCAGCATTCGCCGGGAAAATGAAGCATTCGAGTCTTTGATCAGACAGAAGTCGCTGATGATGATACCTGTTGATCAG AATGGCCGTTGCATTGGACCAACTCTTGCAAATGAACCAGAAGCTCTTTTATCTCAAAATTCAATAACAAGAAAGGCTGGTGGTAGAAAGCCACCAGAGAAGGAGATGCAG GTTATTGTGGACATGAGAGAATTCATGAGCAGTCTTCCTAATGTATTGCACCAGAAAGGGATTCGAATAATACCTGTTACCTTGGAAGTCGGTGACTATGTTCTTTCTCCTTTGATCTGTGTTGAACGAAAAAGTATTGCGGACTTGTTCCAAAGCTTTGCTTCTGGTCGTCTGTACAATCAGATTGAAACTATGGTTCGGTATTACAAGATCCCGGTGCTTCTGATAGAGTTCTCACAAGACAAGAGCTTTTCCTTTCAG TCTGCAAGTGAGATTGGCGATGATGTATCTCCGAGAAATATAAGCTCTAAGCTTTCATTACTAGTCCTGCATTTTCCTCGGCTTCGCATAGTCTGGTCTCGCAGCTTGCATGCCACGGCAGATATATTCCTATCACTCAAAACAAATCAGGATGAACCTGATGAGAGCAAGGCAATGAGAGTTGGTGTGCCCTCTGAGGACGGGGTTGTGGAGAATGACGTGAG GGCTGAAAATTACAATACATCCGCGATTGAATTCTTAAGGAGGCTTCCTGGTGTGACAGATTCAAACTATAGAGCAATAATGGAGGAATGCAATAGCTTAGCAGAGATGGCCCTGCTACCGCTAGAACGGCTATCTGAGTTGATGGGTAGTCAGAAAGGGGCACGCATGCTCAAGGAGTTTCTTGATGCCAAGTGTCCGACTATGCTCTAG
- the LOC102721056 gene encoding probable pterin-4-alpha-carbinolamine dehydratase, chloroplastic, translating into MSVVSPYHSFVRNPMALTNHGLAPAACFGRLPLTPPPHQLGVGVGAWRRQQRSQKSLVVAMADLLGDFGARDPFPEEIESKFGEKVLGNVDTLHQILIPTLSVLSLARLPLDPSPAPVDAADARRLLHKVVGWRLLDDADQGMRLECIWKVRDEACGHELVARINAAVDGAPATVLFEAPNQVRVELQTPSAAGLTVNDFIVAARIDQVKTLDLIPKKRVWA; encoded by the coding sequence ATGAGTGTTGTGTCTCCCTACCACTCGTTCGTGCGTAATCCAATGGCGCTAACCAACCACGGCCTTGCGCCGGCAGCCTGCTTCGGACGGCTGCCActaacgccgccgccgcatcagcTCGGCGTGGGCGTGGGGGCCTGGCGGAGGCAGCAGCGCTCGCAGAAAAGCTTGGTGGTGGCCATGGCCGACCTGCTAGGCGACTTTGGCGCGCGCGACCCCTTCCCAGAGGAGATCGAGAGCAAGTTCGGGGAGAAGGTGCTGGGCAACGTCGATACCCTCCACCAAATCCTCATCCCCACCCTCTCCGtcctctcgctcgctcgcctccCCCTCGACCCCAGCCCCGCCCCTGTCGATGCCGCCGAtgcccgccgcctcctccacaaGGTGGTCGGCTGGCGCCTCCTCGACGACGCCGACCAGGGCATGCGCCTGGAGTGCATCTGGAAGGTCAGGGACGAAGCCTGCGGCCACGAGCTCGTCGCCAGGATCAACGCCGCGGTTGACGGCGCCCCGGCCACTGTGCTCTTCGAGGCCCCCAACCAGGTCAGGGTGGAGCTGCAgacgccctccgccgccggcctcacCGTCAACGACTTCATCGTCGCGGCTCGCATAGACCAGGTCAAGACGCTCGATCTTATCCCCAAGAAGAGAGTCTGGGCCTGA
- the LOC102702457 gene encoding LOW QUALITY PROTEIN: uncharacterized protein LOC102702457 (The sequence of the model RefSeq protein was modified relative to this genomic sequence to represent the inferred CDS: inserted 1 base in 1 codon), protein MPSRSAERPRRRRSESRWSLAEPPPGLFPDRDDLLRLLAVLSIAAAAAAACSLLSRRPKPFCDSNGDFHSSAAYPVYIHTHDSCQPCPQHGRCVDGNLECVQGFKKYGRMCVEDGLVTRTAKKISELLERRICDQHARALCGQPAKILFKELDISNVADELLSKDFVGLSQDGVKLAKIRVLENAEIFLEKTMSNNGVEGFKCTELVAELYRPMTCQLRQWIYRNMMFVIAFGFLFSALLWIVWSIYRSQALAMRAEQIYGQVCEILEDNATNAKIGNSDYEPWVVTSWLRDHLLVPQERRNAFLWKKVEELIVEDSRIDQYPKVIKGESKVVYEWQASGSLRGKSKRMQFVAEGKSRAXGAAGGAVKLAEELGLGAG, encoded by the exons ATGCCGTCGCGCTCGGCGGAGCGGCCGCGCAGGCGTAGGTCCGAGTCCAGGTGGTCTCTCGCTGAGCCCCCTCCCGGCCTCTTCCCCGATAGGGACGACCTCCTCCGCCTGCTCGCCGTcctctccatcgccgccgcagccgccgctgcctgcAGCCTTCTCAGCCGCCGCCCCAAACCTTTCTGCGACAGCAACGGAGACTTCCACTCCAGTGCCGCCTATCCAGTTTATATCCACACCCATG ATTCATGCCAACCATGCCCTCAACATGGACGATGCGTAGACGGCAACCTGGAGTGCGTCCAGGGATTCAAGAAATACGGCAGGATGTGCGTAGAGGATGGATTGGTCACCCGAACGGCCAAAAAGATT TCGGAGTTGCTAGAGCGGAGGATCTGCGATCAACATGCCCGTGCTTTATGTGGCCAACCTGCCAAAATCTTG TTCAAAGAGCTTGATATCTCAAACGTGGCTGATGAGCTGTTATCCAAGGATTTTGTTGGCCTGAGTCAGGATGGAGTTAAGCTTGCGAAAATTAGAGTGCTAGAGAATGCAGAGATCTTCCTTGAGAAAACAATGAGCAACAACGG AGTTGAAGGGTTTAAATGTACAGAGCTGGTTGCAGAGCTTTATAGGCCCATGACTTGTCAACTTCGGCAATGGATCTATAGAAATATGATGTTTGTGATAGCCTTTGGTTTCCTG TTTTCAGCGCTGCTCTGGATTGTTTGGAGTATTTACAGGAGCCAAGCATTGGCAATGAGAGCCGAACAGATATATGGGCAG GTGTGTGAAATCCTTGAAGATAATGCCACAAATGCCAAGATTGGCAACTCTGATTATGAGCCTTGGGTGGTCACGTCTTGGCTGCGAGATCATCTGCTAGTTCCACAAGAGAGAAGGAATGCTTTCCTATGGAAGAAG GTGGAAGAACTGATAGTGGAAGATTCTCGCATAGATCAATACCCGAAAGTGATTAAGGGAGAGTCGAAAGTTGTTTATGAGTGGCAAG CCAGCGGCTCTCTCCGTGGAAAGAGCAAGAGGATGCAATTTGTAGCAGAAGGCAAGTCAAGAG GGGGTGCAGCTGGCGGAGCCGTAAAACTTGCTGAAGAACTGGGTCTGGGTGCAGGCTAG
- the LOC102721622 gene encoding uncharacterized protein LOC102721622 encodes MPPSALPFPRRPSDSARGGRLILAILVAAPSLLALAYLSFPSASSRVSSSIAPTEDGCCRGLQGLELWGPAVNWGSDHRLPSAAACCASCKAMCTHGDCRCNSWVFCGDETRCGHRFGECWLKKQKDAMAPSVIAKGDDVMWTSGLVFGKGEGIVGLETNLGTIRIQLLPGCAPHSVDYFIEVLGLRNCAGCRFYRAEGRGNLWDTKGEHINNVAYGPPYALLQGTLEVDGLPFKERGKEACPALRRGSIAWVGSGPEFLVSLANHGEWKEAYTVFGSVMPEDMGIAEEMALMPTSTEVWSNVTVKVLRDPVYFKVKRSTSSGAP; translated from the exons ATGCCTCCTTCCGCCCTCCCCTTTCCCCGTCGCCCATCCGACAGTgcacgcggcggccgcctcaTCCTTGCgatcctcgtcgccgctccctccttaCTCGCCCTCGCCTACTTGTCCTTCCCCTCCGCTTCTTCAAGGGTGTCATCTTCCATAGCGCCGACGGAGGACGGCTGCTGCAGGGGCCTCCAGGGACTCGAGCTATGGGGCCCGGCGGTCAACTGGGGCTCCGACCACCGCCTGCCCTCCGCCGCTGCTTGCTGCGCATCCTGCAAGGCCATGTGCACCCACGGGGACTGCCGTTGCAATTCCTGGGTCTTCTGCGGGGACGAGACCAGATGCGGCCACAGGTTTGGGGAG TGCTGGctgaagaaacaaaaagatgccATGGCTCCCTCTGTTATTGCAAAGGGAGATGATGTCATGTGGACTTCGGGTCTAGTCTTCGGAAAAGGAGAG GGCATTGTGGGGCTGGAAACAAACCTTGGGACCATTCGTATTCAA CTGCTGCCTGGCTGTGCACCCCATTCTGTGGATTACTTCATTGAGGTTCTGGGCTTGCGCAACTGTGCTGGATGCAGATTTTATCGAGCTGAAGGCCGTGGGAACTTGTGGGACACGAAAGGCGAGCACATAAACAAT GTTGCTTATGGTCCACCGTATGCCTTACTTCAAGGGACACTGGAAGTCGATGGTTTACCCTTTAAGGAGAGAGGGAAAGAAGCCTGCCCAGCATTGAGAAGAGGATCGATTGCATGGGTTGGATCAGGGCCGGAGTTCTTGGTCAGCTTAGCAAACCATGGGGAGTGGAAAGAGGCGTACACTGTATTTGGGTCTGTTATGCCTGAGGACATGGGGATCGCTGAGGAAATGGCACTGATGCCAACCAGTACAGAGGTGTGGAGCAATGTAACCGTGAAGGTACTGCGAGACCCTGTATATTTCAAGGTGAAGAGAAGCACCAGCAGTGGTGCTCCTTAG